Proteins from a single region of Acidianus ambivalens:
- a CDS encoding acryloyl-coenzyme A reductase: MKAVVVIGHKQGYKVQEVPDPKPADDEVIIKVDRAALCYRDLLQLQGYYPRMKYPVILGHEVVGTIIQKGKKVEGFEEGDKVVSLLYAPDGTCEYCRQGEEAYCHSRLGYSEELDGFFAEYAKIKVTSLVKVPKGTPDEGAVLVPCVTGMIYRGLMRAHLKPGETVLVTGASGGVGIHAVQVAKALGAKVIGVTTSEEKAPFIKKFADHVIVGKKFAEEAKKISDVHVVIDTVGTPTFDESLKSLWMGGRIVQIGNVDPSQAYQLRLGYVILKDIQIIGHASATKKDVEGALKLTAEGKIQPIIAGTVGIDDIDKGYELLKDKNKIGKVLLKP; the protein is encoded by the coding sequence ATGAAGGCAGTCGTTGTTATAGGTCACAAACAAGGATATAAGGTACAAGAGGTTCCGGATCCAAAACCTGCTGATGACGAGGTTATAATAAAAGTAGATAGAGCAGCGTTATGTTATAGAGATCTATTGCAACTCCAAGGATATTATCCAAGAATGAAATATCCAGTAATATTAGGTCATGAAGTCGTAGGCACAATAATACAAAAAGGTAAGAAAGTTGAAGGGTTTGAGGAAGGAGATAAGGTGGTCTCTTTACTTTACGCCCCTGACGGAACTTGCGAGTATTGTAGACAAGGAGAAGAAGCATATTGTCATTCTAGGTTAGGATACTCTGAAGAGTTGGACGGATTTTTTGCAGAATATGCAAAAATAAAAGTTACAAGCCTAGTAAAGGTTCCTAAAGGTACTCCAGACGAAGGAGCAGTTTTAGTCCCTTGCGTTACGGGAATGATTTATAGAGGTCTAATGAGGGCGCATTTAAAGCCTGGAGAAACTGTGCTAGTTACTGGAGCAAGCGGAGGAGTGGGAATTCACGCAGTACAAGTTGCAAAAGCTTTAGGAGCTAAAGTAATAGGCGTTACTACTTCAGAAGAAAAAGCACCTTTTATTAAAAAATTTGCAGATCACGTAATAGTAGGTAAAAAATTTGCTGAAGAGGCAAAGAAAATTTCAGATGTTCATGTTGTAATAGACACTGTGGGAACTCCAACCTTTGATGAAAGCTTAAAATCATTATGGATGGGTGGAAGAATCGTACAAATAGGCAATGTAGATCCTTCTCAAGCTTATCAGCTTAGATTAGGTTACGTAATACTTAAAGATATTCAAATAATAGGTCATGCTAGTGCAACTAAAAAAGATGTAGAAGGAGCGTTAAAACTTACTGCAGAAGGTAAAATTCAACCAATAATTGCTGGAACTGTAGGAATAGATGACATAGATAAAGGGTATGAACTATTGAAGGATAAGAATAAGATAGGTAAGGTGTTATTAAAACCCTAA
- a CDS encoding amidase has product MKLEELNSKYNAFITIAEIKGRDKGKLKGLTFGIKDIILTKGIKTTAGSKILKEYIPNRNAWIVDKILEEGGTIVGKTNTHEFAIGATNTSSIAGPARNPYDPERISGGSSGGSAVAVALKMVDVGVGTDTGGSIRIPASLCGVIGFKPTTGIIPIDGVIPFSWTLDTIGFITRDIPTLRRVLDAVIPPVNKHVLVSKVRTRPRLGVFLFKDDPASNSLKSILNKLSSYFDLIDIRLNFLEGFGSNVRGTIALAEGSSYHRDWIESTPGMYFPDVKELLMQGLQIRAIDYIDALRARRVIFEEYVRAFDSVDAIISPTTKIPAPKISEVVGREKEYRKLLVSNTELFNLVNAPSISLPVSKVNDLPIGLMVSGLPYEDGVVLDIAEKILELTQ; this is encoded by the coding sequence ATGAAGTTAGAAGAATTAAATTCAAAATACAACGCATTTATAACAATAGCTGAAATAAAAGGAAGAGATAAGGGAAAGCTTAAAGGATTGACTTTTGGAATAAAAGATATTATATTAACTAAGGGAATTAAAACTACTGCAGGATCAAAAATCCTAAAAGAATACATACCTAATAGGAACGCATGGATTGTAGATAAAATCTTGGAAGAAGGAGGAACAATAGTAGGTAAAACAAATACTCACGAATTTGCGATAGGTGCAACAAATACTTCATCGATTGCTGGACCTGCTAGAAATCCCTATGATCCTGAAAGAATAAGCGGAGGATCTAGCGGAGGATCTGCAGTTGCTGTAGCATTAAAAATGGTTGATGTTGGAGTGGGTACGGATACTGGAGGATCTATAAGAATTCCTGCTTCACTTTGCGGAGTAATAGGATTTAAACCAACTACTGGAATTATACCTATAGACGGAGTTATTCCGTTCAGTTGGACTTTAGATACAATAGGATTTATAACGAGAGATATTCCTACTTTAAGAAGGGTTTTAGATGCTGTAATACCTCCTGTAAATAAACATGTATTGGTATCCAAGGTAAGAACAAGACCTAGGTTAGGAGTATTCTTATTTAAGGATGATCCTGCTTCAAATTCGCTAAAAAGTATATTGAATAAGCTTTCTTCGTACTTCGATTTAATTGATATTAGGTTAAATTTTCTGGAAGGATTCGGAAGCAATGTAAGGGGAACAATAGCCCTTGCAGAAGGTTCCTCATATCATAGGGATTGGATAGAATCAACTCCAGGGATGTATTTCCCAGATGTTAAGGAATTACTAATGCAAGGTTTGCAAATCAGAGCAATAGACTATATTGACGCATTAAGAGCAAGAAGAGTAATTTTCGAGGAATATGTTAGAGCTTTTGACAGCGTAGATGCGATAATTTCTCCTACTACAAAAATTCCCGCACCAAAGATTTCAGAGGTAGTAGGAAGAGAAAAAGAATATAGAAAACTTTTGGTATCTAATACAGAACTATTCAATCTTGTAAATGCACCTTCTATTTCATTACCAGTCAGTAAAGTAAACGACTTGCCTATAGGATTAATGGTAAGCGGTTTACCTTATGAAGACGGGGTAGTATTAGATATTGCGGAAAAAATTCTTGAATTAACCCAGTGA
- the ppcA gene encoding phosphoenolpyruvate carboxylase, with protein MRKIPKTMSTQHPDNARVPEWAKSEVIEGDDEVIEAYYSYMNLGIHEVMWDAEGKDVDTHVVRKLLSSYAEYFKENIIGQDVFLTYRLPNPRIEGAERKVFAETMESIPVAYDLAEKFYGKKVIPVFEVILPFTTDYQELVSVAKYYEKAVAGEEDIELFEGIHVRDLVGEIYPKRVEVIPLIEDKDSLLRIREIVGGYYKVIKPSYMRVFIARSDPAMNYGMLTAVLLAKFALSTLYKMKNELGIEIFPIIGVGSLPFRGHLNPKNYENALKEYKGVYTFTIQSAFKYDYDEKEVKEAVQKINENKVEEPRVFGEHEEGLLKKIVENYVSSYQPIIEALAPAINFIALNLPRRRARKLHISLFGYARSTGKVTLPRAISFVGAMYTLGIPPEIIGLSSLSNLSEEEWDFLKENYIMFNHDLNESGKYVNLDALEYLKEIWNIDDEVINKIKEDIKFAESIGIKIGGNDYESKKHVLLSSLALLACKEKKYDEMKEYIKEMALIRKSLG; from the coding sequence ATGAGAAAGATTCCTAAAACTATGTCTACTCAACATCCAGATAATGCTAGAGTTCCAGAATGGGCAAAAAGTGAGGTCATAGAAGGAGACGATGAAGTGATAGAAGCTTATTATTCTTATATGAATTTGGGAATTCACGAAGTAATGTGGGACGCTGAAGGGAAGGACGTTGATACTCATGTTGTGAGAAAATTGCTTTCGTCGTACGCTGAATATTTTAAAGAGAATATAATAGGTCAAGACGTATTCTTAACTTATAGACTACCAAATCCAAGAATCGAAGGTGCAGAAAGAAAAGTTTTCGCTGAAACTATGGAAAGTATTCCAGTAGCTTACGATCTAGCTGAGAAATTTTATGGCAAAAAAGTAATTCCAGTATTTGAGGTAATTTTACCTTTTACTACCGATTATCAAGAGCTAGTTTCTGTTGCAAAATATTATGAAAAAGCCGTTGCTGGAGAAGAAGATATTGAATTATTTGAAGGAATTCACGTAAGGGATCTTGTAGGCGAAATATACCCAAAAAGAGTAGAAGTTATACCTTTAATTGAGGACAAGGACTCTTTATTAAGAATAAGGGAAATAGTAGGTGGATATTATAAAGTAATAAAGCCAAGTTACATGAGAGTTTTCATAGCCAGATCGGATCCAGCAATGAATTACGGGATGCTAACTGCTGTACTTTTGGCAAAATTTGCGCTAAGTACCCTATATAAAATGAAAAATGAGTTAGGAATAGAAATATTTCCGATAATAGGCGTAGGATCTCTACCTTTCAGAGGTCATCTTAATCCTAAAAATTATGAGAACGCATTAAAAGAATATAAAGGAGTTTATACTTTTACAATCCAGTCAGCTTTTAAATATGACTATGACGAGAAGGAAGTCAAAGAGGCCGTTCAGAAAATTAATGAGAACAAAGTAGAAGAGCCTAGAGTATTTGGCGAACACGAAGAGGGTTTATTGAAGAAAATTGTTGAGAATTACGTATCTTCTTATCAGCCTATAATAGAAGCTCTTGCACCAGCAATAAATTTCATCGCACTTAATTTGCCAAGGAGGAGAGCTAGAAAGTTGCACATAAGCTTATTCGGCTATGCCAGAAGTACTGGAAAAGTAACATTACCTAGAGCAATTAGCTTTGTTGGTGCAATGTACACTCTAGGTATTCCTCCAGAAATAATTGGATTATCATCGCTTTCAAATTTATCAGAGGAAGAATGGGATTTCTTAAAAGAGAATTATATAATGTTTAATCATGACCTTAATGAGAGTGGGAAGTACGTTAATCTTGACGCTCTAGAATATTTAAAGGAAATATGGAACATAGATGACGAAGTTATTAATAAAATAAAAGAGGACATAAAGTTTGCTGAGAGTATTGGAATAAAAATTGGAGGGAATGATTACGAGTCTAAAAAACACGTATTATTATCTTCTTTAGCCTTGCTTGCTTGTAAGGAAAAGAAGTACGATGAAATGAAGGAGTATATAAAAGAAATGGCATTAATAAGAAAGTCACTGGGTTAA
- a CDS encoding peroxiredoxin, whose protein sequence is MLDVGQEAPDFEAESTLGKIKLSDYKGKKKVILYFYPKAFTAGCTRELQRFVQLYDEIVKLNAEVIGVSADSLSSAKKFAEKYGAKFPLIGDKEKKIINSYGVLNEKGTSAQRVTFVIDENGKITHVFKNLKKAEEHADKALEAIKS, encoded by the coding sequence ATGCTAGACGTAGGCCAAGAGGCACCAGATTTTGAAGCGGAGTCTACTTTAGGTAAGATTAAATTGTCTGATTATAAAGGAAAGAAGAAGGTTATCCTTTACTTCTATCCTAAAGCTTTCACGGCAGGATGCACAAGAGAGCTACAAAGATTTGTACAGCTTTATGATGAAATAGTAAAATTAAATGCGGAAGTTATAGGAGTTAGCGCTGATAGTCTTTCTTCTGCTAAAAAATTTGCTGAAAAATATGGAGCAAAATTCCCTCTTATAGGAGATAAAGAAAAGAAAATCATAAATTCTTATGGAGTCTTAAATGAAAAAGGAACTAGTGCTCAAAGAGTTACTTTTGTTATTGACGAGAATGGTAAAATAACTCACGTTTTTAAGAATCTTAAAAAAGCTGAAGAACACGCTGATAAAGCTTTAGAAGCAATAAAAAGTTAA
- a CDS encoding NAD(P)H-hydrate dehydratase, whose product MITTKRMRALEINSEALGVPTLLLMENAGRSVKDEIIRKLGNVKGKTVYVFVGHGGKGGDGLVAARHLAAEGAKVTVILLGENKHKDALLNLAAVQEMDYSINIITIKDPEELKPVEGDILIDALLGTGFSGKPREPFRTAIKVFNQSKGFKVSIDVPSGVDSDTGETPGDYVVPDLVVTFHDMKTGLSKFNFETKVENIGIPPEAEIYVGPGDLMVNIKKREMKSRKGAGGRVLIIGGSKTFSGAPALAGLAALRTGADLVYIASPGQTAYTIASYSPDLIAIKLNGENINPGNLDELKPWIEKSNAIVIGPGMGLAEETIEASKEIVTYLKEINKPAVIDADALKSIKGFTLYPFAVITPHAGEFKIFFGYDVKDNPRERISQVIDSAKRANCVVLLKGYFDIISDGERFRLNKTGNPGMTVGGTGDTLTGIVATLMAQGLSPFDAASIGAFINGLAGSLAYAKYGNHITPSDLVNEIPEVINNPLEAFKKKPYIRVL is encoded by the coding sequence ATGATAACAACTAAAAGGATGAGGGCATTAGAGATAAACTCAGAAGCATTAGGCGTTCCTACTTTATTATTAATGGAAAACGCTGGCAGAAGCGTAAAGGATGAAATTATAAGAAAACTAGGTAATGTTAAAGGCAAAACTGTTTACGTTTTTGTTGGTCATGGGGGTAAAGGCGGTGACGGTCTAGTTGCAGCAAGACATTTAGCTGCTGAAGGAGCTAAAGTAACTGTAATTCTACTGGGAGAAAATAAGCATAAAGATGCATTACTTAATTTAGCTGCAGTTCAAGAAATGGATTATTCAATTAATATAATTACAATAAAAGATCCAGAAGAACTTAAACCGGTAGAAGGAGATATCCTAATAGACGCGCTATTGGGTACCGGATTTTCAGGAAAGCCTAGAGAGCCGTTTAGAACTGCAATTAAAGTCTTTAACCAGAGTAAAGGCTTTAAGGTTTCGATAGATGTGCCTTCAGGAGTCGATAGCGATACCGGCGAAACGCCTGGTGATTACGTAGTTCCTGATTTAGTAGTTACATTTCACGATATGAAGACAGGCTTATCAAAGTTTAATTTTGAGACAAAAGTTGAAAATATAGGAATTCCTCCAGAGGCTGAAATATATGTAGGGCCTGGAGATCTTATGGTTAATATAAAGAAGAGAGAAATGAAAAGTAGGAAAGGTGCAGGTGGTAGGGTATTAATAATAGGTGGTAGCAAAACTTTTAGCGGTGCACCGGCCCTAGCAGGATTAGCAGCATTAAGGACAGGAGCTGACTTAGTTTACATAGCCTCTCCTGGGCAAACTGCATATACAATAGCCTCATATTCTCCAGATTTAATAGCGATAAAGTTGAATGGAGAAAATATTAACCCTGGTAATTTAGATGAGTTAAAACCATGGATAGAAAAGTCTAATGCTATAGTTATAGGCCCGGGGATGGGCTTAGCAGAGGAAACCATTGAAGCTTCAAAGGAAATCGTTACTTACTTAAAGGAAATAAATAAACCTGCAGTTATTGATGCTGACGCATTAAAATCCATAAAAGGGTTTACTCTTTATCCATTTGCAGTAATAACTCCTCATGCAGGAGAATTCAAAATATTCTTCGGTTACGACGTAAAGGATAATCCTAGAGAGAGAATTTCTCAAGTAATTGATAGTGCAAAGAGGGCTAATTGTGTAGTATTATTAAAAGGTTACTTTGATATAATCTCCGACGGCGAAAGATTTAGATTAAATAAGACCGGCAATCCAGGGATGACCGTAGGAGGTACTGGTGATACTCTTACTGGAATTGTTGCCACATTAATGGCTCAAGGCTTATCTCCCTTTGACGCCGCTTCCATAGGGGCATTTATAAATGGACTAGCAGGTTCATTAGCTTATGCTAAGTACGGAAATCACATAACTCCTAGTGATTTAGTAAATGAAATTCCTGAAGTAATAAATAATCCGTTAGAGGCTTTTAAGAAAAAACCATATATTAGAGTCCTTTAA
- a CDS encoding rubrerythrin, with amino-acid sequence MALGKETEMGLKELFKANAEDYLTLTFLADKLEALGRKEEAKLLREKARVEYGHAMGIFEKLLQNADVTKLLGEFVKEEDQEHVAEYDNVAMKAKEEGHLDVEKMLCSYAEQEKDIAESTAKVLAMLSDFAREEDMEHVSEYNDVAMKAKEEGHADIEAMLCAYAEQEKQIAETAKKVAKAL; translated from the coding sequence ATGGCTCTTGGAAAGGAGACCGAAATGGGATTAAAGGAACTATTTAAGGCAAACGCAGAAGACTACTTAACTCTAACATTCTTGGCAGATAAATTAGAGGCATTAGGAAGAAAAGAAGAAGCTAAATTACTAAGAGAAAAAGCAAGAGTGGAGTATGGACATGCTATGGGCATATTTGAAAAACTATTACAGAATGCAGACGTAACAAAACTTCTTGGAGAATTTGTAAAGGAAGAAGATCAGGAACATGTAGCAGAATACGATAACGTTGCAATGAAAGCAAAAGAAGAAGGACATCTAGATGTAGAAAAGATGTTATGCTCGTATGCTGAACAAGAGAAAGATATAGCTGAGAGTACAGCAAAGGTATTAGCAATGCTAAGCGACTTCGCAAGAGAAGAAGATATGGAGCATGTTTCAGAGTACAATGATGTTGCAATGAAAGCAAAAGAAGAAGGACATGCAGACATAGAAGCAATGCTCTGCGCATATGCAGAACAAGAGAAGCAAATAGCAGAAACGGCTAAGAAAGTTGCAAAAGCCTTATAA
- the herA gene encoding DNA double-strand break repair helicase HerA — protein MIIGYVIGDATPQQATILAVKPVRLGLYVTMEYDNEKVLGLITNVTRGSPMIDGNTIDVGIVERLNRFDGKIPHYIKATVKLLYNLNSNSQPDLPPIAGTPVSLAEEEDLRKIFSEGDITLGRLIGTNVPVNIRVGALARHLAILAATGSGKSNTVAVLSQRIADIKGSVLIFDYHGEYYRSDIHPLHNIEPKLNPLYLNPREFATLLEIRGNAPIQYRIIRRAFTEYQKSVQEKIKSGDIDFEKLNQTFIKDLEDLIDSQEGKGAKKDSVDEVKNKLEEFADKYSGIIDLTSKDIISNLKTHSVNVVDISPLDEDAMDAIVSHYLRRILDARKEYRRKGTGLRFPVIIVIEEAHVFLSKNDDTLTKFWASRIAREGRKFGVGLIIVSQRPKGLDENILSQMTNKIILKIVEPSDKKYVLEASDNLSEDLVEQLSSLGVGEALIIGNLVKIPAFVKIDLFNGTLGGTDPDMRREWEKAEEEDKLHESLADFG, from the coding sequence ATGATTATAGGTTACGTTATTGGTGATGCGACACCTCAACAAGCTACTATTCTTGCAGTTAAGCCCGTTAGGTTAGGTCTTTACGTAACAATGGAATATGATAACGAAAAAGTTCTGGGTTTGATTACAAACGTTACAAGAGGAAGCCCAATGATAGATGGAAATACCATAGATGTAGGAATTGTAGAGAGGTTAAATAGATTTGATGGCAAGATCCCTCATTATATTAAAGCTACTGTTAAACTCCTTTACAACTTGAATTCAAATTCTCAGCCAGATTTGCCTCCTATCGCAGGTACACCGGTAAGTTTAGCAGAAGAAGAGGATTTAAGGAAGATCTTTTCAGAAGGAGATATTACCTTAGGCAGATTAATTGGAACAAATGTTCCGGTAAATATAAGGGTCGGGGCGTTAGCTAGACACCTAGCAATACTTGCTGCTACAGGGAGTGGTAAGTCCAACACCGTGGCCGTTCTTTCTCAAAGAATAGCAGATATTAAAGGATCTGTGTTAATATTTGATTATCACGGAGAGTATTACAGAAGCGATATACATCCTTTACATAATATAGAGCCAAAATTAAATCCTTTATACTTAAATCCTAGAGAATTTGCAACATTGTTAGAAATTAGAGGCAATGCTCCTATACAGTATAGGATTATAAGGAGAGCGTTCACGGAATACCAAAAATCTGTCCAAGAGAAAATTAAATCTGGAGATATTGACTTTGAGAAATTAAATCAAACGTTTATAAAAGACTTGGAAGATTTGATAGATTCACAAGAAGGTAAAGGGGCAAAAAAGGACTCAGTAGACGAAGTTAAGAATAAGCTAGAAGAATTTGCTGATAAATATTCTGGAATTATTGACCTAACTTCTAAAGATATAATTTCCAATCTAAAAACGCATAGTGTTAACGTTGTTGATATAAGTCCTTTGGACGAAGATGCAATGGATGCAATAGTATCTCATTATTTGAGAAGAATACTCGACGCAAGGAAAGAATATAGAAGAAAAGGAACTGGTTTAAGATTCCCAGTAATTATAGTAATAGAGGAAGCACACGTATTTTTATCTAAAAATGATGATACATTGACTAAATTCTGGGCATCTAGAATTGCAAGAGAGGGTAGGAAATTCGGCGTTGGATTAATAATAGTTAGCCAGAGACCTAAAGGTTTGGATGAGAATATCTTAAGTCAAATGACAAATAAGATTATTTTAAAAATAGTAGAGCCTTCAGATAAGAAATACGTACTAGAAGCTAGCGATAACTTGAGTGAAGATCTTGTGGAGCAACTTTCTTCATTAGGAGTAGGAGAAGCATTGATAATAGGAAATCTTGTCAAGATTCCAGCATTCGTTAAAATTGATTTATTCAATGGAACGTTAGGCGGAACAGATCCAGATATGAGGAGGGAATGGGAAAAAGCCGAGGAAGAAGATAAATTGCATGAAAGTTTGGCAGACTTCGGGTGA
- the mre11 gene encoding DNA double-strand break repair protein Mre11 has translation MQILHISDTHLGARKYNLDSREEDIYETFTQLIDYAIKEHVDAIIHTGDLFDTYHPPMSAMKVAIDNLKRIQGKIPFISIAGDHDTPKRRGAIYPQRILAESLNLLVFLTGDEKGYEINKDNIRLKIYGIKHIPTVARETLLKKLSSIKPEGDRNILMLHQGLRSKLPYEGAWQLEEGELPKGFNYYAFGHFHSRFIENLGDGKLGIAGSPEIIRDDEIEAWEKDGKGGYLIDLSKKEVEIQKINTDIRPQKIVTINTKNLDNEINNLIKIFSKCKKKPILHIILEGEAVSKSLLFKKLSILENVTEFYRIAKDNTTYGEEKNVELPKDSTISQIIMTYLKNFGYTEEESKLILEIINNYDSDDIYTIIKKFAGVE, from the coding sequence ATGCAAATTCTTCATATTTCTGATACTCATCTAGGTGCAAGAAAGTATAATCTTGACTCCAGAGAAGAGGACATATATGAAACATTTACGCAACTTATTGATTATGCAATTAAAGAGCATGTAGATGCAATAATTCACACCGGAGATCTCTTTGATACTTATCATCCCCCAATGTCGGCTATGAAGGTTGCAATAGATAATTTGAAGAGAATACAAGGAAAAATACCATTTATTAGCATTGCTGGCGATCATGACACTCCTAAGAGGAGAGGAGCAATTTATCCCCAAAGAATTTTAGCAGAATCACTAAACTTACTAGTTTTCCTAACTGGTGATGAGAAAGGCTATGAAATAAATAAAGATAATATAAGATTGAAAATTTACGGGATAAAACACATACCTACAGTAGCCAGAGAAACTTTACTTAAAAAGCTATCATCAATAAAACCTGAAGGAGATAGAAATATCTTAATGCTCCATCAAGGTCTAAGAAGTAAATTGCCTTATGAAGGAGCTTGGCAATTAGAAGAAGGAGAATTACCTAAAGGATTTAATTATTATGCGTTTGGGCACTTTCATTCTAGATTTATAGAAAATCTTGGAGATGGAAAGTTAGGCATAGCAGGTTCTCCAGAGATAATTAGAGATGACGAAATAGAAGCATGGGAGAAAGATGGAAAAGGAGGTTATTTGATAGATTTGTCAAAGAAAGAGGTTGAAATTCAGAAAATAAATACTGATATTAGACCGCAAAAAATTGTTACTATAAATACAAAAAATTTGGATAATGAAATTAACAATTTAATAAAGATTTTTTCAAAATGTAAAAAGAAGCCTATACTACATATTATACTAGAAGGAGAAGCCGTGAGTAAAAGCTTGTTATTCAAAAAGCTTTCAATATTAGAAAATGTAACGGAATTTTATAGAATAGCTAAAGATAATACAACTTACGGAGAAGAAAAAAATGTAGAATTGCCCAAAGATAGTACCATTTCTCAAATTATAATGACTTATCTTAAAAATTTTGGCTATACTGAAGAAGAATCTAAACTTATTTTAGAAATAATTAATAATTATGATTCAGACGATATTTATACTATCATTAAAAAATTTGCAGGTGTAGAATAA